DNA from Pseudomonadota bacterium:
TCGGGCGCGGTCGCCCGCAGCCTGACTTCCATGGTCTCATCGCCTAGATCTTCGAGCAGCACCACGTTTCGTGCCAGGTCCTGCGCGTAGACCCGCGGTACGGGCACGCCCCTGCGCTCGAGGAAGCGCTGCACGTTCAAGAAAGGCAGCTCTCGATCCTGGGCGCCCGCATCAGGAGCCTGCGACCCAGCCAGCTGCATGACGATCAATCGGTTCGGCGACAGCTCCGGCTGCAGCGTCAAACGGTAGTAGCTGCGGGTAGAAGCATCTCCTTGCAGCGGCTTCAGGGTCCACGACCCGGGAGGCTCGGCGAACATTTGGCAGAGCGCCGGTTCGATTTCTAGCTTCTGAGCCAGCATTCGGTTGTCGGCCCGCGACGCTCAGGGCCCGCGGAAGGATAACTCGTGTGTTTCGGTGAGGACTGGGCGCCGCTGGACGCGGGACAAGATGGCCGGCGGATAGCATGCATGCAAGCGATGCTTGGCACGACTGCGCGACGCCGCGGCAGCGGGATCGTTCAGCCCCGGCGTCGAGGCGAGCGCCCCCGGTGAACGGTGGCGGCATGGCGCAATCCTGCGCCAGGGAGTATGGCGAGCGAGTGAGCGGGCGCGGCACGAGGAGCGGCAGGCACGAGCGGCAGGCCGCGAAGCCCGTATCGCCCGAAGCGCTGAAACGTTTCGCGCGACAGCTGGGATGCGCCTTGGATGAAGCGCAAACCGCGCAGCTTTGCAGCTACCTGTCCGCGGTGGCGCAGTGGAACCGCCGCCTGAACCTGACCGCAGCCGTCGAGCCCCGCGCGCAACTCGAAGTCCTGGTGCTGGATGCGCTGATGTTGAGCGACGAGAGGCTCGTCTGCAAGCACTCGCGCCTGCTCGACGTGGGTGCCGGGGCCGGAGCGCCCACGCTTGCGCTGCTGACGTTACGCCCGGACCTCAGCGCTACGTTGGTTGATGCGCGCGCAAAGCGCGTCACGTTCCTGCGCCAAAGCGCAGCGAGCCTGGGCCTGATCGGCCGGACCCGGATCGAGCAGGCCTCTATCCCGCCCTACCC
Protein-coding regions in this window:
- a CDS encoding class I SAM-dependent methyltransferase — encoded protein: MAQSCAREYGERVSGRGTRSGRHERQAAKPVSPEALKRFARQLGCALDEAQTAQLCSYLSAVAQWNRRLNLTAAVEPRAQLEVLVLDALMLSDERLVCKHSRLLDVGAGAGAPTLALLTLRPDLSATLVDARAKRVTFLRQSAASLGLIGRTRIEQASIPPYPASLPHHSDLALSRATFRPREWLALGLELAQRTLVFSATEPEPAAPEGSVLVYRKRYRVPSSHAPRSIGLYRRCEP